The following proteins are encoded in a genomic region of Necator americanus strain Aroian chromosome II, whole genome shotgun sequence:
- a CDS encoding hypothetical protein (NECATOR_CHRII.G6874.T1) yields the protein MASVRPKACNQVTGRYKGGGLESPPTNKLHTSPPEERKFSQKNHGTRGTCDSRGVGGVDVVNTSMAKKIDSFEQLTTRIGRLLMRRCGPTPALTIFVAYAPKSHYGEEEEEVEAFSMDLEKFYRDHACLKMMTGLLDTFTTARRGEAIKEDLKEKRTEAMAEAAGKSIRYARRNFASRKTRMTALRNPKGTTIASRKWMKKIIYDFYSDLFDSRTSKTLLLYKKGDPHDIGNYRPVCLLSVIYKLFTRVILNRIEKSWMKDSHASKQGITRVQDAALSHLHRLEQSLDSVETETVMEAIDKEGPYSVHEGTLENARRKLEWDDMEVKVDGRQLYHLRFADDVVLITPNISEAERMLVEF from the exons atgGCCTCGGTCCGGCcgaaagcctgcaatcaagtgactgggaggtacaagggaggcggtttagaatcgcctccaacaaataagctccacacgTCCCCTCCGgaagaacggaagttctcccaaaaaaaccatgggactagag gaacttgcgacagtagaggtgttggtggagttgacgtcgtcaacacgagtatggcaaagaagatcgactctttcgaacaacttacgacccgaatcggacgtctgctgatgagaagatgtggtccaacaccagctttgactatcttcgtcgcttacgctccaaaaTCACACTacggagaagaagaagaagaagtcgaagctttctctATGGATCTGgaaaagttctaccgagaTCATGCCTGCCTGAAGAtgatgaccggcttgttggaCACCTTCACAACTGCACGAAGGgg agaggcgataaaggaagaccttaaagagaaaagaacagaagCGATGGCTGAAGctgcggggaaaagcatccgctatgcccgtcgaaactttgccagtcgcaagacgaggatgactgctctccggaacccgaagggaacaacaattgcatcgagaaagtggatgaagaaaatcatctacgacttctactctgatctcttcgacagccgt accagcaagaccttgttgttgtataaaaagggagatccacatgacatcggcaactatcgcccagtctgcttactgtccgtcatctacaagctctttacaagagtgattcttaataggattgaaaagtcttggatgaaggacagccatgctagcaagcagg gtatcacgagagtacaagatgccgctctgtctcaccttcatcgacttgaacaAAGccttgactcagttgagacggaaacGGTCATGGAAGCCATAGACAAAGAaggtccctactcagtacatgaag gcaccctcgagaacgcaaggcgaaagttggaatgggacgacatggaagtgaaggttgatggtcggcagctataccacttgcgctttgctgacgacgtcgtactgataacacctaacATCAGcgaagcggaacgaatgctggtcGAATTTTGA
- a CDS encoding hypothetical protein (NECATOR_CHRII.G6875.T1) has protein sequence MAKKIDSFEQLTTRIGRLLMRRCGPTPALTIFVAYAPKSHYGEEEEEVEAFSMDLEKFYRDHACLKMMTGLLDTFTTARRGWSSTSRREPRTHVRARKALQRGDKGRP, from the coding sequence atggcaaagaagatcgactctttcgaacaacttacgacccgaatcggacgtctgctgatgagaagatgtggtccaacaccagctttgactatcttcgtcgcttacgctccaaaaTCACACTacggagaagaagaagaagaagtcgaagctttctctATGGATCTGgaaaagttctaccgagaTCATGCCTGCCTGAAGAtgatgaccggcttgttggaCACCTTCACAACTGCACGAAGGgggtggagcagcacgagccgcagggaaccgagaactcacgtccgagctcgcaaggctttgcagagaggcgataaaggaagaccttaa